From the genome of Papaver somniferum cultivar HN1 chromosome 2, ASM357369v1, whole genome shotgun sequence, one region includes:
- the LOC113347164 gene encoding uncharacterized protein LOC113347164 isoform X2, which produces MDIEAEILEPFQLQYSDLIHLSSTFSDYSEEEISRLDSISKTILETLGPTGPGLLVVTGVPQGSQLRRDLLPFARQLALLNHHDRRRILKDHGLGTDVCLKNPDRAVSSFVSQLKYAQDTSVNVSSNESVEKSKKNSEWQKNVDSLCRFRDDKFKNVGNSFKELGFCMMDIGLQLARVCDKAIGGKELEQSILESCTAKGRLVHYHSTLDHFLLKEAARKEVSRKGRTNCEFQLGEKLKVHREEDQTSVKASKLKTSVNEATSCQISLSNLWQQWHYDYGIFTILTSPMFMSSYQISTTEASEQEYSLPDGHDSLQIFDANKNKIYVVRSPPNSFLVQVGESADILSKGKLHSTLHSVCKPTKQDDLSRETFVVFLQPAWDKRFSISQLPIQSTISDSLRSNTNEQEPDILSQEIHKIIPSLSSRLKDGMTFAEFSHQTTKQYFGGNGMQSKRKRGNISMSNQKFLTGGKGYVTTSEEGGGEEEGDDAKFSNTLETSWSK; this is translated from the exons ATGGATATAGAAGCAGAGATTTTGGAGCCATTTCAACTCCAATACTCAGATCTTATACACTTGTCTTCAACCTTTTCTGATTATTcagaagaagaaatttcaagGCTTGATTCTATCTCCAAAACTATATTAGAAACCCTAGGTCCTACCGGACCTGGTCTTCTTGTTGTTACTGGAGTTCCTCAAGGATCACAACTTCGTCGTGATCTTCTTCCATTTGCTCGTCAACTTGCTCTTTTGAATCATCATGATCGTCGAAGAATACTCAAG GACCATGGCTTGGGCACTGACGTTTGTTTGAAGAACCCAGATAGAGCAGTCTCCTCTTTTGTATCTCAATTAAAATATGCTCAGGATACAAGTGTTAATGTCAGTTCTAATGAATCAGTTGAGAAGTCGAAAAAGAATTCAGAATGGCAGAAAAATGTGGATAGTTTGTGTAGGTTCCGAGATGATAAATTTAAGAATGTGGGGAACAGTTTTAAGGAACTTGGGTTTTGCATGATGGACATAGGACTCCAGCTAGCACGTGTGTGTGATAAGGCCATTGGTGGGAAGGAGCTAGAACAAAGCATATTGGAGTCGTGCACTGCAAAAGGACGCCTAGTACATTATCACTCAACTCTGGATCACTTTCTCTTGAAAGAGGCTGCTAGAAAAGAAGTGTCTAGAAAAGGTAGAACCAACTGTGAATTTCAACTTGGTGAGAAATTAAAGGTTCACAGAGAGGAGGATCAAACATCGGTTAAGGCATCTAAACTGAAAACAAGTGTAAATGAAGCTACATCCTGTCAAATTTCTCTTTCTAACTTATGGCAACAGTGGCATTATGACTACGGGATTTTTACTATTCTAACCTCTCCCATGTTTATGTCCTCCTATCAAATATCAACAACAGAGGCAAGTGAGCAGGAGTATTCACTGCCTGATGGCCACGATAGTTTACAAATATTTGATgcaaacaagaataaaatctatGTGGTGAGATCTCCAcctaatagttttcttgttcaggTAGGGGAGTCAGCGGATATCCTATCAAAAGGGAAGCTTCACTCAACCCTCCACTCTGTTTGTAAGCCTACAAAACAAGATGACTTAAGCAGAGAGACATTCGTTGTTTTCCTGCAACCAGCTTGGGACAAAAGGTTTTCTATCTCTCAACTCCCTATACAATCCACAATATCTGATTCTTTGAGATCTAATACCAATGAACAGGAGCCAGATATACTAAGTCAAGAAATACATAAAATTATTCCATCATTGTCATCACGCTTGAAGGATGGGATGACATTTGCAGAATTCTCCCATCAAACGACGAAGCAGTATTTTGGTGGCAATGGTATGCAGTCAAAGAGAAAGAGAGGCAATATTTCAATGTCCAATCAGAAGTTTCTCACGGGAGGAAAAG GGTATGTAACAACAAgtgaagaaggaggaggagaagaagaaggagatgatgcGAAATTCAGTAACACCCTTG AAACTAGTTGGTCTAAATGA
- the LOC113347165 gene encoding protein IQ-DOMAIN 14-like — MAKTPKWLRSFLTGKKEKDKEKKEKEKGEVNFQSQTPTENPTTPVTITPNTTPKEKKRWSFRRSAASTGTTPAGTPTKDANSTESIPTTPQPDTEQPMEGSENDQKKHAMAMVAASAAAADAAIAAAHATAAVIRIKGAAKDRRSSALEDAAAIKIQSVFRSFLARKALCALKGLVKLQALVRGHLVRKQATATLRCMQALLSVQARARAQRIQMVGDEAADQRINQRLLIHRKPPQEHHFRQTYNDMDKGLEENVKIVEMDLGEMRGTSKARNSYSNHTQAERIVDHRFSTYYAGNRAHVKQDHHHQMSPAPSGLTEMSPRACSGHFEDYSFDTTQSSPQYYSAMSKPDPGRVPFGYSRPEYAESVSSEYPFFPNYMANTESSRAKVRSQSAPKQRPETSYERQPSRRRISTEGRNIPRAVRMQRSSSQVGSAPNGLNYPWSIKLDRSTISLKDSECGSTSTVLTNANYCRSLIAYEISKH, encoded by the exons ATGGCAAAAACACCCAAATGGCTAAGAAGCTTCTTGACGGGGAAAAAAGAGAaggacaaagaaaaaaaagagaaagagaagggaGAAGTAAATTTCCAATCTCAAACTCCTACTGAAAATCCGACAACTCCAGTCACCATTACTCCTAATACTACTCCTAAAGAGAAAAAGCGATGGAGTTTTCGAAGATCTGCAGCAAGCACAGGAACAACACCAGCTGGAACACCAACCAAAGATGCAAATTCTACAGAGTCAATTCCTACCACTCCACAACCAGATACCGAACAGCCCATGGAAGGATCTGAGAACGATCAGAAAAAACATGCCATGGCAATGGTTGCCGCCTCTGCTGCGGCAGCTGATGCAGCCATCGCAGCTGCACATGCAACTGCTGCAGTGATCAGGATAAAGGGAGCTGCCAAAGATAGAAGATCTAGTGCACTTGAAGATGCGGCTGCAATTAAGATTCAGTCCGTCTTCCGTTCTTTCTTG GCTAGGAAAGCATTATGCGCGTTGAAAGGGTTAGTGAAGTTGCAGGCATTAGTAAGAGGTCACCTGGTCAGGAAACAGGCAACTGCTACCCTTCGGTGCATGCAGGCATTGCTGAGCGTTCAGGCTAGAGCTCGCGCACAGAGAATTCAAATGGTTGGTGATGAGGCAGCAGACCAGCGTATTAATCAAAGACTACTCATCCATAGAAAACCTCCACAAGAGCACCACTTTAGACAAACATATAAT GATATGGATAAAGGGCTAGAGGAGAATGTTAAGATTGTGGAAATGGATCTTGGAGAAATGAGGGGAACTTCAAAGGCCAGGAATAGCTATTCAAATCACACACAAGCTGAACGGATAGTAGATCATAGATTCTCAACATATTATGCTGGTAATCGTGCCCATGTAAAGCAAGATCATCACCATCAGATGTCACCTGCTCCATCGGGTTTGACTGAAATGAGCCCAAGAGCCTGCAGTGGACATTTTGAGGACTATTCGTTCGACACAACCCAGAGTAGCCCACAATACTACTCAGCTATGTCTAAACCTGATCCAGGAAGAGTACCTTTTGGTTATTCGCGTCCTGAATATGCAGAATCTGTTTCAAGCGAATATCCATTCTTTCCTAATTACATGGCCAACACGGAATCATCTAGGGCAAAAGTTCGATCACAGAGTGCTCCAAAGCAACGCCCAGAAACTTCATATGAAAGGCAGCCAAGCAGGAGGAGGATCTCAACTGAAGGAAGGAACATACCACGTGCAGTTCGAATGCAACGGTCATCTTCACAAGTTGGTTCTGCACCTAATGGGTTAAACTATCCTTGGTCAATCAAACTAGATCGTTCTACAATATCTCTCAAGGACAGTGAATGTGGTTCAACAAGTACAGTTCTCACAAATGCAAACTACTGCAGGTCTCTGATTGCTTACGAGATCAGTAAGCATTGA
- the LOC113347164 gene encoding uncharacterized protein LOC113347164 isoform X3, whose amino-acid sequence MDIEAEILEPFQLQYSDLIHLSSTFSDYSEEEISRLDSISKTILETLGPTGPGLLVVTGVPQGSQLRRDLLPFARQLALLNHHDRRRILKDHGLGTDVCLKNPDRAVSSFVSQLKYAQDTSVNVSSNESVEKSKKNSEWQKNVDSLCRFRDDKFKNVGNSFKELGFCMMDIGLQLARVCDKAIGGKELEQSILESCTAKGRLVHYHSTLDHFLLKEAARKEVSRKGRTNCEFQLGEKLKVHREEDQTSVKASKLKTSVNEATSCQISLSNLWQQWHYDYGIFTILTSPMFMSSYQISTTEASEQEYSLPDGHDSLQIFDANKNKIYVVRSPPNSFLVQVGESADILSKGKLHSTLHSVCKPTKQDDLSRETFVVFLQPAWDKRFSISQLPIQSTISDSLRSNTNEQEPDILSQEIHKIIPSLSSRLKDGMTFAEFSHQTTKQYFGGNGMQSKRKRGNISMSNQKFLTGGKGYVTTSEEGGGEEEGDDAKFSNTLV is encoded by the exons ATGGATATAGAAGCAGAGATTTTGGAGCCATTTCAACTCCAATACTCAGATCTTATACACTTGTCTTCAACCTTTTCTGATTATTcagaagaagaaatttcaagGCTTGATTCTATCTCCAAAACTATATTAGAAACCCTAGGTCCTACCGGACCTGGTCTTCTTGTTGTTACTGGAGTTCCTCAAGGATCACAACTTCGTCGTGATCTTCTTCCATTTGCTCGTCAACTTGCTCTTTTGAATCATCATGATCGTCGAAGAATACTCAAG GACCATGGCTTGGGCACTGACGTTTGTTTGAAGAACCCAGATAGAGCAGTCTCCTCTTTTGTATCTCAATTAAAATATGCTCAGGATACAAGTGTTAATGTCAGTTCTAATGAATCAGTTGAGAAGTCGAAAAAGAATTCAGAATGGCAGAAAAATGTGGATAGTTTGTGTAGGTTCCGAGATGATAAATTTAAGAATGTGGGGAACAGTTTTAAGGAACTTGGGTTTTGCATGATGGACATAGGACTCCAGCTAGCACGTGTGTGTGATAAGGCCATTGGTGGGAAGGAGCTAGAACAAAGCATATTGGAGTCGTGCACTGCAAAAGGACGCCTAGTACATTATCACTCAACTCTGGATCACTTTCTCTTGAAAGAGGCTGCTAGAAAAGAAGTGTCTAGAAAAGGTAGAACCAACTGTGAATTTCAACTTGGTGAGAAATTAAAGGTTCACAGAGAGGAGGATCAAACATCGGTTAAGGCATCTAAACTGAAAACAAGTGTAAATGAAGCTACATCCTGTCAAATTTCTCTTTCTAACTTATGGCAACAGTGGCATTATGACTACGGGATTTTTACTATTCTAACCTCTCCCATGTTTATGTCCTCCTATCAAATATCAACAACAGAGGCAAGTGAGCAGGAGTATTCACTGCCTGATGGCCACGATAGTTTACAAATATTTGATgcaaacaagaataaaatctatGTGGTGAGATCTCCAcctaatagttttcttgttcaggTAGGGGAGTCAGCGGATATCCTATCAAAAGGGAAGCTTCACTCAACCCTCCACTCTGTTTGTAAGCCTACAAAACAAGATGACTTAAGCAGAGAGACATTCGTTGTTTTCCTGCAACCAGCTTGGGACAAAAGGTTTTCTATCTCTCAACTCCCTATACAATCCACAATATCTGATTCTTTGAGATCTAATACCAATGAACAGGAGCCAGATATACTAAGTCAAGAAATACATAAAATTATTCCATCATTGTCATCACGCTTGAAGGATGGGATGACATTTGCAGAATTCTCCCATCAAACGACGAAGCAGTATTTTGGTGGCAATGGTATGCAGTCAAAGAGAAAGAGAGGCAATATTTCAATGTCCAATCAGAAGTTTCTCACGGGAGGAAAAG GGTATGTAACAACAAgtgaagaaggaggaggagaagaagaaggagatgatgcGAAATTCAGTAACACCCTTG TGTAG
- the LOC113347164 gene encoding uncharacterized protein LOC113347164 isoform X1 gives MDIEAEILEPFQLQYSDLIHLSSTFSDYSEEEISRLDSISKTILETLGPTGPGLLVVTGVPQGSQLRRDLLPFARQLALLNHHDRRRILKDHGLGTDVCLKNPDRAVSSFVSQLKYAQDTSVNVSSNESVEKSKKNSEWQKNVDSLCRFRDDKFKNVGNSFKELGFCMMDIGLQLARVCDKAIGGKELEQSILESCTAKGRLVHYHSTLDHFLLKEAARKEVSRKGRTNCEFQLGEKLKVHREEDQTSVKASKLKTSVNEATSCQISLSNLWQQWHYDYGIFTILTSPMFMSSYQISTTEASEQEYSLPDGHDSLQIFDANKNKIYVVRSPPNSFLVQVGESADILSKGKLHSTLHSVCKPTKQDDLSRETFVVFLQPAWDKRFSISQLPIQSTISDSLRSNTNEQEPDILSQEIHKIIPSLSSRLKDGMTFAEFSHQTTKQYFGGNGMQSKRKRGNISMSNQKFLTGGKGYVTTSEEGGGEEEGDDAKFSNTLDNTQIPSLVPN, from the exons ATGGATATAGAAGCAGAGATTTTGGAGCCATTTCAACTCCAATACTCAGATCTTATACACTTGTCTTCAACCTTTTCTGATTATTcagaagaagaaatttcaagGCTTGATTCTATCTCCAAAACTATATTAGAAACCCTAGGTCCTACCGGACCTGGTCTTCTTGTTGTTACTGGAGTTCCTCAAGGATCACAACTTCGTCGTGATCTTCTTCCATTTGCTCGTCAACTTGCTCTTTTGAATCATCATGATCGTCGAAGAATACTCAAG GACCATGGCTTGGGCACTGACGTTTGTTTGAAGAACCCAGATAGAGCAGTCTCCTCTTTTGTATCTCAATTAAAATATGCTCAGGATACAAGTGTTAATGTCAGTTCTAATGAATCAGTTGAGAAGTCGAAAAAGAATTCAGAATGGCAGAAAAATGTGGATAGTTTGTGTAGGTTCCGAGATGATAAATTTAAGAATGTGGGGAACAGTTTTAAGGAACTTGGGTTTTGCATGATGGACATAGGACTCCAGCTAGCACGTGTGTGTGATAAGGCCATTGGTGGGAAGGAGCTAGAACAAAGCATATTGGAGTCGTGCACTGCAAAAGGACGCCTAGTACATTATCACTCAACTCTGGATCACTTTCTCTTGAAAGAGGCTGCTAGAAAAGAAGTGTCTAGAAAAGGTAGAACCAACTGTGAATTTCAACTTGGTGAGAAATTAAAGGTTCACAGAGAGGAGGATCAAACATCGGTTAAGGCATCTAAACTGAAAACAAGTGTAAATGAAGCTACATCCTGTCAAATTTCTCTTTCTAACTTATGGCAACAGTGGCATTATGACTACGGGATTTTTACTATTCTAACCTCTCCCATGTTTATGTCCTCCTATCAAATATCAACAACAGAGGCAAGTGAGCAGGAGTATTCACTGCCTGATGGCCACGATAGTTTACAAATATTTGATgcaaacaagaataaaatctatGTGGTGAGATCTCCAcctaatagttttcttgttcaggTAGGGGAGTCAGCGGATATCCTATCAAAAGGGAAGCTTCACTCAACCCTCCACTCTGTTTGTAAGCCTACAAAACAAGATGACTTAAGCAGAGAGACATTCGTTGTTTTCCTGCAACCAGCTTGGGACAAAAGGTTTTCTATCTCTCAACTCCCTATACAATCCACAATATCTGATTCTTTGAGATCTAATACCAATGAACAGGAGCCAGATATACTAAGTCAAGAAATACATAAAATTATTCCATCATTGTCATCACGCTTGAAGGATGGGATGACATTTGCAGAATTCTCCCATCAAACGACGAAGCAGTATTTTGGTGGCAATGGTATGCAGTCAAAGAGAAAGAGAGGCAATATTTCAATGTCCAATCAGAAGTTTCTCACGGGAGGAAAAG GGTATGTAACAACAAgtgaagaaggaggaggagaagaagaaggagatgatgcGAAATTCAGTAACACCCTTG ATAATACGCAAATCCCGTCGTTGGTgccaaattga